CAAAAGGCATGGTGCCATAGCAAAAACACCCGAATGGGGTGTTGAAGGCCGTTTTTATTTCATTGggcccatacagtcggatctgatggtacccagAATATGCATCTAAAAAAGATAAACACTCACACCCCGCAGTTGAGTCGacgatttgatcaatgcgggggagaggtaaatgatctttcgggctggcccgattgatatgcttgaaattgatacacatacgaagtgaatcatctttcttggggaccatgacgacgttggcgagccactcggagtggtatatcTCGCAGATAAACTCAGCTGACAGGACccgagccacttcctcgccaATCCCCTTCCTCTTCTCGATGGCGGACCAACGGAGATGTTCCTTGACAGGTTTTGCTTTTGTCGACGcacaaacggtgctcagccagtccccctgggtacacccggcatgtccaaTGGTTttcatgcaaagatgtcccagttctcacggaggaactggatgagcgcttcttcctatttgctatcgagtgTCGATGAAATGCGGGTCGGAGCAGCAGAGGGGTCATCCAGGTGAATGTGAACTGGTTTCGTCTCGCCGGCCGACTGAAATGCTGACTCTGAAgcaggcttcttggctcgcaACTGATCACTTGGATCGGCATTTTTCTTGTTTTCCTCCAGCTCTACCACTGCCATTTGCTCACCAGCAATCTTGGAACCTTTTTGGAGGCACTCCTCTGCTCTCTGTCTATTCCCCGTGACTGTGATCACACCTctgggcccaggcatcttcaacttaagatacacgtaacatggtcgggccatgaaacgagcatatgCGGGCCTACCCAGAATAGCGTGATAGGCACTGTGGAAATCCACCACCTCAAACGTTAGCTtctctttgcggtaattcttggaatcaccgaaaaccacatcaagagcAATCTGACCGAGTGACTTTGCCTTCTTCCCCGGGATGACACCGTGGAACAACATGTTGCTCTCACtgagtttggacatcggaatgcccatcccttgGAGAGTCTCAGTGTATAGAATGTTTAGACCGatgccgccatccatgaggactttAGTTAGTCGGGTGCCCCCAACGAATGGGTCGACCACCATCGCTTGCCGCCCAGGGGTAGCGACGTGCGCCGGGTGATCTCAGTGGTCAAACATAATGGGTGTTTTAGACCACTTCAAGTACGTCGTAGTTGCCGGggcaaccatgttcacttctctgttaaTGACTTTcggtcgacttttgctctcaacatcagcaaaaatcaccaaggTAGCATTGACCATAGGGtaaccatcatcttcttcttctttttcctcgTCCTTATCAGAGTCCTTTTCACAGGGCTGACCCTCTCGGAGCTGCTGAATCAGGAGTCGACACTGTCAACTGGTATGCTTGGGCAGAATCAAGTTACCCTCTTCATCCTTCttcgtgtgaatatgacacggtAAGTCCAGGACATCTTGGCCAGACTGATTCTTCACCTTTTTGGGCACCCATGACCCCTTAGGTTTTCCTTTAAACTTCCCTTGAGCATTCAGAACTGCGGCTTTGGCAGGACCAGCAGGTTCAGTCTTACGTTTTTGTTTCCGACTGGTGTTTCCACCTCCGGTGTCTTGGTCGACTGTTTTCCCCTTGCCATTGCGGAGTCGGTCTTCCTCTTCACCATTTGCATACCGAGTGGCTATCTCCATCATTCtgctcagagacatatctcccgAACGACCGAATTTCAGGATAAGCTCTCTGTATCTGACGCCCTCTTTGAAGGCGCAAACTGCTTGATGCTCTAACACATTTTCCACCACATGGTGTAGGGTGGTCCATCTCTGGATAAAATTCCTCAAAGTTTCACTCGGCTTCTGGACGCAATGCTGCAACTCAGTCAGTCCAGCAGGTCTCTTGCAAGTGCCTTCGAATATCTTGATGAACACTCGAGCCAAATCTTCCCAACAGAAGATGCTCCCAGGAGCCAACTGATTCAACCAAGCTCTGGCTGAGCCTTCAAGCATCAAGgggaggtgcttcatggccacgtCATCATTGCCCCCACCAATCTGTACTACCACTCGGTAATCTTCTAGTCAAGTGTCTGGCTTCGACTCACCGATGAACTTACTCACACCAGTAGCTAATCTGAAGTTGGGCGGGATCTCAGCGGCTcggatggctctgctgaaacactcgggaccagAAATGAACGCCTCTCGTCCATCCGGACGATCTCTGTCAAGTCCTTCTCTGTTAGCTCGGCCTTCGTCAACCAAACCTTGTACGAGGAGTGACCTTGCATCGAACCCAGGCTCTCTTGGGTGGACTGGAACCCTCCGCTCGTCACCGAAGGTGCGCCTGTCATTGTACCGCCTGGGCGCATACGACCCCCCCCGGAGGAGGCATGGGCACTCGACGGCGATCATCACGGGAATGACGAGGATCAAACTGCCACATGGCTCCGACCAAGGTACTGATCTTGGCGGTGACCACGATCTTCACGCCGCAGAGGCGATCTTGGGCTATGCACTGACTGAACTGTGTCCACTACCACAAATCTGCTATGGATTCTGTTGGGCGACTGAGAAACAACCGAGTTCTGTTCCCCTGCTTCCCGAAGCAACGCTCAGATTTGCAGCAAACCTCTACCAGCTTCTAAACGTGACGGCTATATTGACTCTGCTATGAGTTCTGTTGCTGCGACATTTTGGATCGGAGTACAGTATACCTGAGGTTCGTCCCGAGGTTCAGTCAGAAACAATTGTCGTGGCCGTCGACTGGATCCAGGGATCTGCTAACGGGCGCGTTCGTCAAGCGATTGCTGGAGATTCTCGAGACGCGTACGCTCAGCCAAGGTGGCTAAGCGCGCAGCCTCCAGGGCCCGAGCCTCGGAGGTCTCCCCAACGATGGGGGTTTGGAGCGCCTGGACGTTGCGGCGATGCAGCTCCTCCCTCTGCTCTGCAGTGAGGGCCTGGGGATAATACTAATCATGATCGCGCGACGggtcgccgccaccgccgccgcgatGGAATCCGGGCGGGCTGCGCCGGGAGTCGACCATGAGGACTTCGACCGCAGGGTTGTTGCTCTCGCACTCGGAAAGAGTGTCCGGGTGACCAATCGGCGGGTCGAATGATCCGTAGAGAGATTCGTCAGGCTCGATTGCCGTGACttgaggggtggccgactggcgagccaccgcatGCCCATCCCTGGAGCCGCGAACGAAAAGATCGCTTGTGGTGGTGACCAACGGGGAGCAAGGATACCGTGGGAGCcaaccgatactgggtcgacggctgctgCAGAAGGATGCCGCAGGAACTCGCACAGAAGTGCGCTGCCCCACAGATGGGAAGGGCCTCGACATCGAGGGGGCTTCttggagccaggcggagtcgtcggtgatgaagacgagcgcgccgagacggatctcgcggcccagAGCCAAACCACCGCCGGATACCATGTTGACGGAGAACGAAATTCGCAACCTCACCGGAAGTCGCTCAGACGCCTGCCCCgcagtgggcgccaactgtcaagGGAACGAGTCTGACAGTAAGagtagggggtacgtaggaggaggcagtgtcctagctacggcgaggttgtacacacaagtttacgagttcaggcccctctcaGAGGAGGTAAAAGCCCTTTGTCTCGGTGCCGCCGAGGCTTGTCGACTGGATATGTGttgaagttacagggggtgcgaaccttGTGCCAGAGGGGAGGGGTGGCTTATATGGAGTGCTCCAGGTCCCTCACGGCCCTCAGTTACACAAGGGTTCAATGTGAGTTATAACTTgaacgttactggtaacgcccaTAGTAAATGATCTTTATGACGACGGAGTGAATGCCTGACCGTTTCCATCCTGGGGTGACTTTAGGCCTTCTGTACACCGAGTGGGTTTTTGTATGGTCGAGTGGAATTGGGATATCCGAGTGGAATCTTccgtcgagtggattgcacttcAGGGTGGTTTCAGTCGGTATTTCCTGTTGTACTTTGTATGTCTCTGACtttagggcagtgtccttgggtagggtgtctaggtcaggcctaagaccctaccctaggtacatgtcatcatcACCCAGCTCTGGCCAAgctcatggcggcatcccactatgcctacaacaccttgaagatgccagggccaataggcgtcatttccattccatccgatgagaaggatgcaatcattTGCATGGACAAGATGTACAGGGACGCAGTCGCGGCGGATGCCACAGAAGCTAAGGatcccgccaaggaaagcaagAAGAAGAGAAATAGCAAGGATGCCCGCAAGGAATCCGGCAAACGTACATCTTCGGAGTACGTTGCGCCCGTCGAGGACTTGCCAGAGAGTTCTAACAGCAAAAGATCCAAGGCTGGTGCACCCGCTGTGAAAAAGGTCCTGGCAGGGCAGGCTGGCACTGATGGTACCTTCACTATCAGtgccaccctcgatgacaaataggaaagcgcgcgcgttgccttcctgcgggcgaatgtcgatgtattttcttggcaaccatctgacatccccggtgttcccagggaggtaagtgagcaccaccttgctgtctgccctcatgcccgacccgtcaagcagaagatccggaagcaagccttggagcggcagcagttcattgccgaggagatcaagaaacttgaggcagctggtaTGGTTAGATGAGTACTGCATCCAACATGGTTATCCAATCCTGTGGTGGTACACAAGGCTAATGGAAAATGGAGACTATGCATAGATTTTACTgatctgaacaaggcctgcccaaatgACTCATTTCCCTTGTcgcgcatcgatcagattgtggattctACCTCCGGGTGCGACTTGCTTTCCTTtctggatgcctactcaggataccaccagatctttatgtccaaggaagatgaagagaagatgGCATTCATCACTCCATGCGGCACGTACTGCTTTGTATGTATGCCCTTCGAGTTGAAAAGCGCCAgatccacttttgcaagggcagtccagattggtttgaGTCACAGTTGCACGGAAACattgaagcttacatggatgatattgtggtcaagaccaggACAGGTCAACCCTCATTCAAGATTTAGAAGAAAAgtttgctaatctgcgcaagatcaacttgaagttgaacccggagaagtgtgtgttcggcgttccctccggcaagtTGCTTGGCTTCTTTGTGTCCCACCGAGGGATAGAGGACAACCCCgataagatcaaggctatcgagcaaatCCAAGCATCCAAGACggttaaggatgtgaggcgtttGACTGGATGTGTTGCCGCACTTAGtagattcatttccaagtctcccgagcgcgccttgccgttcttcaagattttgaagaaggcaggaccCGTGGAGTGGACTCCAGAGGCAGACCGTGTGGTATGTACATAAGAACGAAAATGTTTTCCcaggattgactgtgtgggatgtacataagaacgcaAACGTTTTctctggattgactgtgtgggatgtacataacaAACATAAACGTTTGTttgggactgactgtgtgggatgtacttacgaccggaaccGATTGGGCCTGTATAATCGTATTTCATCACTCGCCCATCGCAGACGACCTCATTTTTCCGagcatgtgtgccaggagggcctttccccgacagtttctgggtcatgtgggaaggacacccctatcgcagtcactcacttggcgacggttcaaaacatcatcgtggaaaggggttaaaaaccgtttgtatagcaccttgtTGTACCAGTGAATGCTCACCATGCCCAACATTTGTTTCGTGAATTGCCTGAGCTAAAAAAAATATCCATTCTTCTTTGAAGCAATGGATTCGGATATGGAGTACGTCTACGAGCACTATGTTTAGTCTTCTGACAAGGAGGACTACACGGATGAGACGGCGATGATGTAGGCGGTACTTGCAGACGCGGAGTGTGCGGAAGAGCATGTTCTCAATTTTAAGGGATCGATTAAGGGTCATCGAGTGCTCAATCGCAAGTGGGCGCGACCGACGCCGATCGATGATTACTTTTCCCCCAATGCCCTCTTCGCTGACAATTTTCGTCGGTGCTTTCAGATGCGCAAAAATTTCTTCGATCGTCTCTACCATGGCATCTGGTCCTTTGATGAGTACTTCATCTTGAAGAAGGACGCCATGGGAAGGATTGGTTTCTCTAGTTACCAGAAGTGCACGGCCGCATTGCGGATGCTTGCATATGGCACGACCGTTGATTTGTGGGACGAGTACCTGCGGATGTCCGAGAGGACATGCGAATATGCCATGGTAAGGTTTGCAACTGTCGTGGTCTCGGTGTTTGGGCCACAGTACCTGAGAGAACCAACTGTGGCAGACACCAAGAGGCTCTTGGCAATCTCAGAAGCAAGAGGGTGGTCAGGTTTGCTCGAATCGCTTGATtacatgcattggaaatggaagaactgTCCAAAAGCTTTGCAAGGGGAATATCAAGGTCATGTTAAGAAGCCCACCATCATTCTTGAAGCAGTTGCATCACAAGATCTTTGGATTTGGCATGCCTGagtctcacaatgacatcaatgtgTTGCAGCGATCACCATTGTCTGTTGGGCTGGCTGAAGGAAAAAACTGCTCCTTCCCACTATAATGTCAATGCGCATAAGTACAACATGAGCTACTATCTGATTGACGTTATTTATCCTCCTTGGGCTACCTTTGGGAACATCATCTCTAACCCAATTGGTCAGAAAAAGTCTCACTTTGCGCAAAGACAAGAAGCAGCTAGAAAGAATGTCTAGAATTTGGAGTAATGCGATCTGTAGACCTTGATCAAGGTGATGACATGGTGTGTGGTCATGCACAACATAATCGTGGAGGATGAGGGTGAGAATGTTGTGGCGGGTCTTGGATTTAGGAACGTGAGTGATCATATCATACTTTTCGACCATATTTAAAGAGTTTGTTCAAATGCATCAACAAATTCGGCATTGAGTAACTCACGAACAACTAAAAGAAGATCTATTGAGCATCAGTCGACAGTTAAGAGAGACAAAATATTGAAGTTTaatatttaaacattttaaattaGAACTACACTGCATTTAAACATTTGAACTCCGCAGGAGCAAATTTGCGGTGAGCGTTGGAGACGGCTGACACAACATGAGCTAGGACACAAGCCAACTACTCCTCATGAAGCACCAGTGACCTCACTACCTGCCACCTATTCCTTTCCTGAGCATACGACAACGCTGACGAGTGATGCAACTCTCTCGAACAATGAAACGACGACACCTGAAGCATGCACGACTCTCCACTTTTTTGAACCGGGCTAACCCCCTTTCCATTACTTAGAACGGAAATACAACCAGTCTGAGAAACAGAGATGAGACTAAGAACAGGGAGAAGGGGAGAGCGAGTTCAACGCACTACTAGGAAACCCACGGCACCCGCCCGCCATCGAAATGGGCGCCATGGGGCGAAAACCTAGTAGCACCAAACATCTAGACCTATTACAAACGACAGTCCAAAAGCCACCAGAAAGTATGACAGCAAAACACCAGTAGCCGTAGCTCAAAACAGTAGTTCTCTGTCCTGACGACCGGGGTAAACGGGCCGCAGCGTGGGTATGAGGTGCTTGGGGGATAATCCGTCGATCTCCTTCCCTATTTTTGATGTTTAGTCTCCAATCTTGATAGTTGCATCACAGGCTCGCATCAGCCTCATCGTCCCGTCGCGAATCATCTCCGCCCCTGCCCGAAGCTGCTTGACGTCGTCCCCGCCCTGGAGCCCTGCCCAATAAAGAAGGAAGGAAACCACCGTAAACACAATCTCAAAAGGAGATTTGATCATCTTGTTCTCAAAAGTAGCACGGTTTCGCGCCAGCCAAATGGACCAGGTAATCGCGCACAAGGCCACCGTATAGAAACGTTCGTAGTCGGGGATGAAAGAGTAGCACCAAACAAAAAATTGCCAGCAGTTCTTAGGGCAAAGATCAGTCCCCAGAGTTACTCCAATAGACCTCCAAACCACTCTGGCAACAGAACATTCAAAGAACAAGTGCTGGGAAGTTTCAATTTGTTGGCAGAAGGAACACACAGGGTTCCCTGGCCATTTTCGATGCCGCATCACCTGCCTAGTCAGGACGGCATCTTGTGAGAGTTGCCAAAGAAAGACTTGTATTTTGAGAGGGATTTTGGCTTTCCAAATCCACCTATAGCTGCATCCGCTAAGGGGGTTTTCAAGCCATTTATACATGGATTTGGTAGTGTATTTGCCAGATTTATTCAGGTACCAATACACCGAGTCAGGGGCATTCGGTAAGTTCAGATTGCGCACCTGATCTCTAAGATTAGACCACTGGTTATGGAGCTAAGCATATCCAGGGTACAATCTTGATCAATACAAATATCAAAGAGGTATGGGAATTGTTCTTGGAAAGGAGTTAACCCATTAATAGAGTCTTTCCACAACCTGGTTAGGTTGCCTGTCCCCACGTGAAGCTTCCTGCCtatcatgtactccctccgttccgaattacttgtcttcgatttgtctagatacgggtgtatctagcactaaaatgagtctagatacatccgtatctagacaaatctaagacaactaattcggaacggagggagtacatgttttTGATTTTCAACAAGTTTCCACGACTCTCCACTTCCAAGTTAACCAGTCAAAATCAATCCACTGGTCAAACTAAGAAACCGGATTATATCACCTGAGCGGCTGAGCACAAAATCGAACAAGAAAGCACTACACAAGTCTCTTTGAACTCTGAAGGCTCCCTCTGCACTCTGCaatgacaggaggaggaggagaagaaggcgaGCTGCAGCTGCTGGGCGCGTGGATGAGCCCCTGGGTGATCCGCGTGAAGGTGGCGCTGCAGATGAAGGGCCTCAGCTACGAGTACATCGAGGAGGACCTGCAGCACAAGAGCGACCTCTTGCTCGGCTCCAACCCGGTGCACAAGAAGGTCCCCGTCCTCATCCACGACGGCCGGCCGGTGTGCGAGTCGCTCGTCGTCCTCGAGTACGTCGACGAGGCCTGGGCCGGGGCCGGGACGCCGCTCCTCCCCGCCGACCCCCACGACCGCGCCGTCGCCCGCTTCTGGGCCACCTACGTCAACGACACGGTACAAACACCCTCTGCTCGGTTTGTTCATCGTACTTCGAGTTTCGTACTGTAAAATCAGCGGACAGACACCGATTGGTTCTACGACTTGCTGAGTCCGTGTGATCCGCTTGCAGTTCTTCCCGTCGTGGAGGCCGCTGTTCAGGGCGACGACGGCGGAGCAGAGAGCGGAGGCGTACGAGAAGGTGCTGCCTCAGGTGGAGACGCTGGAGCGGGCGCTCACGGAGTGCTCCAAGGGCAAGGCCTTCTTCGGCGGCGACGCCGTCGGGATCGTCGACCTCGCGCTCGGAAGCTTCGTGGTGTGGATCAGGGCGGTGGACGAGTTCGGCGGCACCAGCCTGCTGGACGAGGCCAGGGTCCCGGGCCTCGCGGCGTGGGCCGAGCGGTTCATGGCCGTGGACGCCGTGGAGGAGGTGATGCCCGAAGCCGTGAGGATCATGGAGCACTACAAGGGGTTTCTCGCGAAACTGGCTGCACCTGCTGCTTCTAGCTAATTGCGAGCCTCTCCTACATTTTCGTATGAGAAATATTTAAAGCTCTGCTTAGAGGTGTGCGTGTTGAATAAAGAGAGGGAAGTGTGAGGAGTTCTCAGTTGGAGTGTTCATATGTAATTGTGTTCAGTAAAGAAATTGAAGTGGAATAATGTATTCAGTGGGATAACACGCTGATAGCATGATTTATCCCCCGGAAATTTCAGTGCCACGGAGTCTCCGTCGAGTAACCCTGTTAC
The Aegilops tauschii subsp. strangulata cultivar AL8/78 chromosome 3, Aet v6.0, whole genome shotgun sequence genome window above contains:
- the LOC109764913 gene encoding uncharacterized protein, with protein sequence MYRDAVAADATEAKDPAKESKKKRNSKDARKESGKRTSSEYVAPVEDLPESSNSKRSKAGAPAVKKMRKNFFDRLYHGIWSFDEYFILKKDAMGRIGFSSYQKCTAALRMLAYGTTVDLWDEYLRMSERTCEYAMVRFATVVVSVFGPQYLREPTVADTKRLLAISEARGWSGLLESLDYMHWKWKNCPKALQGEYQGHVKKPTIILEAVASQDLWIWHA
- the LOC109764919 gene encoding probable glutathione S-transferase GSTU6 — translated: MTGGGGEEGELQLLGAWMSPWVIRVKVALQMKGLSYEYIEEDLQHKSDLLLGSNPVHKKVPVLIHDGRPVCESLVVLEYVDEAWAGAGTPLLPADPHDRAVARFWATYVNDTFFPSWRPLFRATTAEQRAEAYEKVLPQVETLERALTECSKGKAFFGGDAVGIVDLALGSFVVWIRAVDEFGGTSLLDEARVPGLAAWAERFMAVDAVEEVMPEAVRIMEHYKGFLAKLAAPAASS